Proteins encoded in a region of the Flammeovirga yaeyamensis genome:
- a CDS encoding XRE family transcriptional regulator, with protein sequence MFEIKNEEQYDICSKKIDQFVDLVGDNTNENDPNYIELMLYTDAVEKYDKIHYSFNKNSLTEEIEVLKLENDK encoded by the coding sequence ATGTTCGAAATAAAAAATGAAGAACAGTACGATATCTGTTCAAAAAAGATAGATCAATTTGTTGATTTAGTTGGTGATAATACAAATGAAAATGATCCAAATTATATTGAATTGATGCTATATACTGATGCTGTAGAAAAGTATGATAAGATCCATTATAGTTTTAATAAAAATAGTTTGACTGAAGAAATAGAGGTACTTAAATTAGAAAATGATAAATAA